In Drosophila simulans strain w501 chromosome 3R, Prin_Dsim_3.1, whole genome shotgun sequence, a single window of DNA contains:
- the LOC6727127 gene encoding uncharacterized protein LOC6727127 has product MPINCEFNLSRAAAIYYNGEQISGSLTVTVAGKKSFKLEGVSITLHGVSTVHWRESLRGPPEIEHNDSTGNLECPKVDFNGSKVHINQTKKLSEVLQLEPGTFRLGDFNFQLPENLPATCSLPFGNVEYVLKVVLERRGTHNKCFQQRLVIRKCVEFGDLKPQYMETANMGLTLPRSVFVPGQSVSYEICSKDGVQDFRIRLCKRISYTSQQPSVKTKAVTQVLSESSELNGNLRLPLTAPIMSHSDQLDPIQISYYIETFNFLNAPIKVPIFVATVAPPVNSHTESSRLCFVNMALSQSELLRPINQFLANSCSREIDALALSKHCERIKLLKGPKRKKSYVHLALQYFYKKVLT; this is encoded by the exons ATGCCAATAAATTGTGAATTTAACTTATCGCGTGCCGCTGCCATTTATTACAACGGCGAGCAAATTTCGGGATCACTCACTGTGACAGTCGCGGGGaaaaaaagtttcaaattAGAGG GCGTGAGTATCACTCTTCATGGCGTCTCGACGGTCCACTGGCGGGAGTCACTTCGAGGTCCGCCGGAAATCGAACACAATGATAGCACCGGAAACCTGGAGTGCCCCAAAGTGGATTTCAACGGCAGCAAGGTGCACATAAATCAAACGAAAAAGTTAAGCGAAGTACTTCAACTGGAGCCTGGTACTTTCCGATTGGGTGACTTCAATTTTCAGCTCCCTGAAAATCTGCCAGCCACCTGTAGCCTTCCTTTCGGCAATGTGGAGTATGTGCTCAAGGTTGTTCTCGAAAGAAGGGGAACGCATAACAAATGCTTTCAGCAGCGATTGGTGATACGAAAGTGTGTGGAATTCGGCGATCTCAAGCCACAATATATGGAGACTGCGAACATGGGCCTTACACTGCCTCGAAGTGTTTTTGTTCCGGGTCAAAGTGTAAGCTATGAAATCTGTTCCAAAGATGGAGTCCAGGACTTCCGTATCCGCTTGTGCAAAAGAATCAGCTACACTAGTCAGCAACCAAGTGTCAAAACCAAGGCAGTGACACAAGTGTTGTCCGAGAGTTCGGAACTTAATGGCAATCTTCGCCTGCCTCTGACAGCCCCCATTATGAGTCACTCAGATCAGCTGGACCCCATACAAATCAGTTATTACATTGAGACATTCAACTTCTTGAATGCCCCAATCAAAGTACCCATTTTCGTTGCCACTGTTGCACCCCCCGTGAATTCCCATACGGAATCGTCGCGACTTTGCTTCGTTAATATGG CTCTTAGCCAGAGCGAGCTGCTGAggccaattaatcaatttctggccaacagctgttccCGGGAAATCGACGCCTTGGCGCTGAGCAAACATTGTGAACGCATCAAGTTGCTCAAAGGCCCGAAGAGAAAAAAGTCGTACGTGCATTTAGCTTTGCAATACTTTTATAAGAAAGTACTAACCTGA
- the LOC6727131 gene encoding pyridoxine/pyridoxamine 5'-phosphate oxidase has translation MSTVLVQKLWSTLWSAGSLSRFAQHMSHASHQVSYVGSEEQRVYEEPHVIFQNWLMAAQKEAPQVRPRLACMATVDKSGEPVTRLTSIEEVNSNGITFFTTLGSRQAGEISANPHVSLHFNWAPLMRSVRIAGSAHQLTEEQVRDQFRRFPRHVQMSITHGPRYAAAEWQSRSGFFARIGERLNTWLGKQPEEIPMPHNWGGYILTPSLFEFGMLSGEKAGRTRVRFRRCLEMPRGTRVGNVQAERQDWVYDSCEEN, from the exons ATGTCGACTGTTTTGGTACAAAAGCTGTGGTCTACGCTTTGGTCAGCAGGATCACTAAGTCGCTTTGCGCAGCACATGAGCCATGCTTCCCACCAGGTGAGCTATGTAGGCAGCGAGGAGCAGCGGGTGTACGAGGAGCCCCACGTAATCTTCCAGAACTGGTTGATGGCAGCCCAGAAGGAGGCGCCTCAGGTGCGGCCTCGACTGGCCTGCATGGCCACGGTGGACAAGTCCGGTGAGCCTGTGACCCGCCTGACCAGCATCGAGGAGGTAAATTCCAATGGAATCACCTTCTTCACAACCCTGGGTAGTCGGCAGGCGGGCGAGATTAGCGCCAATCCTCACGTGTCGCTGCACTTCAACTGGGCGCCGCTCATGCGCAGTGTCCGCATAGCTGGATCTGCTCACCAGCTAACGGAGGAGCAGGTTCGAGACCAGTTCCGACGATTTCCACGCCACGTCCAGATGAGCATCACCCATGGACCACGATACGCTGCGGCCGAGTGGCAATCCCGATCCGGGTTCTTTGCGCGGATCGGAGAGCGCTTGAACACCTGGCTTGGAAAGCAACCAGAAGAGATCCCCATGCCGCACAACTGGGGAGGCTATATTCTTACACCAAGTCTTTTCGAATTCGGAATGCTAAGCGGCGAGAAGGCCGGTAGGACACGGGTGCGATTCCGGCGGTGTCTTGAAATGCCCAGG GGCACAAGAGTTGGAAACGTTCAAGCTGAAAGGCAGGACTGGGTTTATGATTCGTGTGAGGAAAATTGA
- the LOC6727128 gene encoding arrestin domain-containing protein 17 isoform X2 yields MPIECLISFDNNPQGVYYAGQELSGVVDLSVDATKRIKGIHVTVSGYAKIRWIKKGYPRDSERAMCRAYRSYLSSRSYVLGSCANNSSIDWPAGEYSYTFHVILPDNLPTSFDGKYGQIHYEIITTIERAARHPKVFKLPFTVIQPLDLNADAIYRVPLEILDRKRFWSFCCPTGPLTVKFSTPYCGYAPGQKIHFVLYINNESSIDITECEVKLKQEVSYESHDPQHEYRYDKHLIARKQFGNVLRWSRKVYRGYLDLPSIPPTSVKPTCPISVNYSIKIIVNPTEFHWKLKLKIPLTIGSIPIMDGPEALLRFNRQQQQHQVVSQNLQMSTQQRQRDRDRDRDMNLDRERDRDRDRDRISASVQQRRISSINNNNNNHGRLVGGLLPTNSNMNMIVNVSPTPTSSTPSSTPTTAALRPTAMPSILVTSDSDNPPDYIPMMPPSYEDAMALSEKFSDDTEFLTNVSMSSILSAQADVTTKTLYDESSSRLRLTLSCQDSAAPETDEEVAPNARGGESLSCEKK; encoded by the exons ATGCCCATTGAGTGCCTTATATCATTTGATAATAATCCACAAGGTGTCTACTATGCCGGACAGGAGCTATCCGGCGTTGTTGATCTCAGCGTCGACGCCACGAAGCGCATTAAAG GCATCCACGTCACCGTCAGCGGCTATGCCAAGATACGCTGGATAAAAAAGGGATATCCGCGCGACAGCGAGCGCGCCATGTGCCGTGCCTACCGATCGTATCTGTCCTCGCGGTCCTACGTCCTCGGATCCTGCGCGAACAACTCGAGCATCGACTGGCCGGCCGGCGAGTACTCGTACACCTTCCACGTGATTCTGCCCGACAATCTGCCCACGTCCTTCGACGGCAAGTATGGCCAGATCCACTACGAGATCATAACGACGATCGAACGGGCCGCTCGCCATCCGAAGGTCTTTAAGCTGCCATTTACCGTGATACAACCGCTGGACCTGAACGCAGATGCTATTTACAGG GTTCCTCTGGAGATCCTCGATCGGAAACGCTTTTGGAGCTTCTGCTGCCCCACAGGCCCGCTGACGGTGAAGTTCTCGACGCCGTACTGCGGATATGCGCCCGGCCAGAAGATTCACTTCGTGCTGTACATCAACAACGAGTCCTCGATCGACATAACCGAGTGCGAGGTCAAGCTGAAGCAGGAGGTGAGCTACGAGTCGCACGATCCGCAGCATGAATACCGCTACGACAAGCACCTGATTGCCCGGAAGCAGTTCGGAAACGTGCTGAGATGGTCGAGGAAGGTGTACCGGGGGTATCTCGACCTGCCCTCGATACCGCCCACTTCGGTGAAGCCCACGTGCCCCATTAGCGTTAACTATTCGATTAAGATCATCGTGAACCCCACGGAGTTTCACTGGAAACTTAAGCTGAAGATTCCGCTGACCATCGGCAGTATTCCGATCATGGATGGTCCGGAGGCCCTGCTGCGATTCAatcgccagcagcaacagcaccaagTAGTTAGTCAAAATTTACAAATGTCGACGCAGCAGCGTCAAAGGGATCGGGATCGTGATCGTGATATGAATCTGGATCGGGAAAGAGATAGAGATCGAGATCGGGACCGGATAAGTGCCTCAGTTCAGCAGCGACGtatcagcagcatcaacaacaacaacaacaatcatgGACGCCTTGTGGGCGGACTACTGCCGACCAATAGCAATATGAATATGATAGTGAATGTCAGTCCCACGCCCACAAGCTCCACGCCCTCATCAACGCCAACAACTGCCGCCCTCAGGCCAACGGCCATGCCATCGATTTTGGTGACCAGTGATAGCGATAATCCGCCGGACTATATACCCATGA TGCCGCCCTCGTATGAAGACGCCATGGCTCTGAGTGAGAAGTTCAGCGATGACACTGAGTTCTTGACCAACGTTAGCATGAGCAGCATTTTGTCCGCTCAGGCTGATGTTACCACAA AGACGCTCTACGATGAGTCCAGTTCCCGGCTGCGTCTCACACTCAGCTGCCAGGACTCGGCGGCACCGGAAACGGATGAGGAGGTGGCCCCGAACGCCAGAGGAGGTGAATCCCTTTCCTGCGAAAAGAAATGA
- the LOC6727130 gene encoding pyridoxine/pyridoxamine 5'-phosphate oxidase isoform X2, translating to MSQGASEVPLSALRLKYCERKDAFLEDNIKVKNPFCVFRDWLELALKTPEILEPNAAALATVSAEGRPSNRYVLVKEATAEGFTFFTNYGSRKAEDIKSNPNVAISFYWLPLRRSVRIEGVAEKISAEDSLKYFHQRPRASQIGAAASPQSQRIPSRSYLDDVEAAIKLELGPDGEVPLPNWGGYLVRPDLIEFWQGQTDRLHDRIRFRRGGGVESEVDGKLVHKGEDGWVYERLAP from the exons ATGAGCCAAGGTGCCTCGGAGGTGCCACTTTCGG CACTTCGTCTAAAGTACTGTGAGCGCAAGGACGCCTTCCTGGAGGATAACATCAAGGTGAAGAACCCCTTCTGTGTATTCCGAGACTGGCTGGAGTTGGCCCTGAAAACGCCGGAGATTTTGGAACCTAATGCCGCCGCTCTGGCCACCGTGAGTGCGGAGGGTAGGCCTTCCAATCGCTATGTGCTGGTGAAAGAAGCCACCGCCGAGGGATTCACCTTCTTCACGAACTACGGTAGCCGCAAGGCGGAAGACATCAAGTCCAATCCCAATGTAGCCATATCCTTCTACTGGCTCCCTTTGCGGCGAAGTGTCCGCATCGAGGGCGTGGCTGAGAAGATCTCGGCGGAGGACTCCCTCAAGTACTTCCACCAGCGACCTAGGGCCAGCCAAATCGGAGCCGCTGCCAGTCCGCAAAGCCAGCGGATTCCGTCGCGCAGCTACTTGGACGACGTGGAGGCGGCAATCAAGCTTGAACTGGGTCCCGATGGCGAGGTGCCGCTGCCCAACTGGGGCGGCTACTTGGTGCGTCCCGACCTCATTGAGTTCTGGCAGGGTCAGACCGATCGGCTCCACGATCGCATCCGCTTTAGACGAGGTGGTGGAGTGGAATCCGAAGTCGACGGCAAGCTGGTTCACAAGGGAGAGGATGGATGGGTGTACGAACGGCTGGCTCCTTAG
- the LOC6727128 gene encoding arrestin domain-containing protein 17 isoform X1 produces MPIECLISFDNNPQGVYYAGQELSGVVDLSVDATKRIKGIHVTVSGYAKIRWIKKGYPRDSERAMCRAYRSYLSSRSYVLGSCANNSSIDWPAGEYSYTFHVILPDNLPTSFDGKYGQIHYEIITTIERAARHPKVFKLPFTVIQPLDLNADAIYRVPLEILDRKRFWSFCCPTGPLTVKFSTPYCGYAPGQKIHFVLYINNESSIDITECEVKLKQEVSYESHDPQHEYRYDKHLIARKQFGNVLRWSRKVYRGYLDLPSIPPTSVKPTCPISVNYSIKIIVNPTEFHWKLKLKIPLTIGSIPIMDGPEALLRFNRQQQQHQVVSQNLQMSTQQRQRDRDRDRDMNLDRERDRDRDRDRISASVQQRRISSINNNNNNHGRLVGGLLPTNSNMNMIVNVSPTPTSSTPSSTPTTAALRPTAMPSILVTSDSDNPPDYIPMMPPSYEDAMALSEKFSDDTEFLTNVSMSSILSAQADVTTSEPFKPRYPVYYDYETPTIPPETLYDESSSRLRLTLSCQDSAAPETDEEVAPNARGGESLSCEKK; encoded by the exons ATGCCCATTGAGTGCCTTATATCATTTGATAATAATCCACAAGGTGTCTACTATGCCGGACAGGAGCTATCCGGCGTTGTTGATCTCAGCGTCGACGCCACGAAGCGCATTAAAG GCATCCACGTCACCGTCAGCGGCTATGCCAAGATACGCTGGATAAAAAAGGGATATCCGCGCGACAGCGAGCGCGCCATGTGCCGTGCCTACCGATCGTATCTGTCCTCGCGGTCCTACGTCCTCGGATCCTGCGCGAACAACTCGAGCATCGACTGGCCGGCCGGCGAGTACTCGTACACCTTCCACGTGATTCTGCCCGACAATCTGCCCACGTCCTTCGACGGCAAGTATGGCCAGATCCACTACGAGATCATAACGACGATCGAACGGGCCGCTCGCCATCCGAAGGTCTTTAAGCTGCCATTTACCGTGATACAACCGCTGGACCTGAACGCAGATGCTATTTACAGG GTTCCTCTGGAGATCCTCGATCGGAAACGCTTTTGGAGCTTCTGCTGCCCCACAGGCCCGCTGACGGTGAAGTTCTCGACGCCGTACTGCGGATATGCGCCCGGCCAGAAGATTCACTTCGTGCTGTACATCAACAACGAGTCCTCGATCGACATAACCGAGTGCGAGGTCAAGCTGAAGCAGGAGGTGAGCTACGAGTCGCACGATCCGCAGCATGAATACCGCTACGACAAGCACCTGATTGCCCGGAAGCAGTTCGGAAACGTGCTGAGATGGTCGAGGAAGGTGTACCGGGGGTATCTCGACCTGCCCTCGATACCGCCCACTTCGGTGAAGCCCACGTGCCCCATTAGCGTTAACTATTCGATTAAGATCATCGTGAACCCCACGGAGTTTCACTGGAAACTTAAGCTGAAGATTCCGCTGACCATCGGCAGTATTCCGATCATGGATGGTCCGGAGGCCCTGCTGCGATTCAatcgccagcagcaacagcaccaagTAGTTAGTCAAAATTTACAAATGTCGACGCAGCAGCGTCAAAGGGATCGGGATCGTGATCGTGATATGAATCTGGATCGGGAAAGAGATAGAGATCGAGATCGGGACCGGATAAGTGCCTCAGTTCAGCAGCGACGtatcagcagcatcaacaacaacaacaacaatcatgGACGCCTTGTGGGCGGACTACTGCCGACCAATAGCAATATGAATATGATAGTGAATGTCAGTCCCACGCCCACAAGCTCCACGCCCTCATCAACGCCAACAACTGCCGCCCTCAGGCCAACGGCCATGCCATCGATTTTGGTGACCAGTGATAGCGATAATCCGCCGGACTATATACCCATGA TGCCGCCCTCGTATGAAGACGCCATGGCTCTGAGTGAGAAGTTCAGCGATGACACTGAGTTCTTGACCAACGTTAGCATGAGCAGCATTTTGTCCGCTCAGGCTGATGTTACCACAAGTGAGCCCTTTAAGCCGCGTTATCCGGTCTATTACGATTATGAGACACCGACCATACCGCCCG AGACGCTCTACGATGAGTCCAGTTCCCGGCTGCGTCTCACACTCAGCTGCCAGGACTCGGCGGCACCGGAAACGGATGAGGAGGTGGCCCCGAACGCCAGAGGAGGTGAATCCCTTTCCTGCGAAAAGAAATGA
- the LOC6727130 gene encoding pyridoxine/pyridoxamine 5'-phosphate oxidase isoform X1, translating into MKLLQTIRRMSQGASEVPLSALRLKYCERKDAFLEDNIKVKNPFCVFRDWLELALKTPEILEPNAAALATVSAEGRPSNRYVLVKEATAEGFTFFTNYGSRKAEDIKSNPNVAISFYWLPLRRSVRIEGVAEKISAEDSLKYFHQRPRASQIGAAASPQSQRIPSRSYLDDVEAAIKLELGPDGEVPLPNWGGYLVRPDLIEFWQGQTDRLHDRIRFRRGGGVESEVDGKLVHKGEDGWVYERLAP; encoded by the exons A TGAAGTTGCTGCAAACAATTCGCAGGATGAGCCAAGGTGCCTCGGAGGTGCCACTTTCGG CACTTCGTCTAAAGTACTGTGAGCGCAAGGACGCCTTCCTGGAGGATAACATCAAGGTGAAGAACCCCTTCTGTGTATTCCGAGACTGGCTGGAGTTGGCCCTGAAAACGCCGGAGATTTTGGAACCTAATGCCGCCGCTCTGGCCACCGTGAGTGCGGAGGGTAGGCCTTCCAATCGCTATGTGCTGGTGAAAGAAGCCACCGCCGAGGGATTCACCTTCTTCACGAACTACGGTAGCCGCAAGGCGGAAGACATCAAGTCCAATCCCAATGTAGCCATATCCTTCTACTGGCTCCCTTTGCGGCGAAGTGTCCGCATCGAGGGCGTGGCTGAGAAGATCTCGGCGGAGGACTCCCTCAAGTACTTCCACCAGCGACCTAGGGCCAGCCAAATCGGAGCCGCTGCCAGTCCGCAAAGCCAGCGGATTCCGTCGCGCAGCTACTTGGACGACGTGGAGGCGGCAATCAAGCTTGAACTGGGTCCCGATGGCGAGGTGCCGCTGCCCAACTGGGGCGGCTACTTGGTGCGTCCCGACCTCATTGAGTTCTGGCAGGGTCAGACCGATCGGCTCCACGATCGCATCCGCTTTAGACGAGGTGGTGGAGTGGAATCCGAAGTCGACGGCAAGCTGGTTCACAAGGGAGAGGATGGATGGGTGTACGAACGGCTGGCTCCTTAG